The Kribbella sp. NBC_00662 nucleotide sequence CCGGTGAAGGCCAGGCCTTCGGCGGCGGGTGGAGCGGACCGCAGTACGTCGTCACCCACCGTCCACCGGCCGAGGCGGAACCCGATGTCACGTACGTCGACGACTTCACCAAGGCACTCGCCCAGGCCAAGGAGGCGGCCGGCGACAAGTACGTCAACGTGATCGGCGCCAACATCGCCAAGCAGTGCATCGAGGCGGGCGAGCTGGACGAGGTGCTGCTCCTGTTCGCCCCGGCGATGCTCGGCGACGGCACCCGCCTCTTCGACTACCCCGGAGGCCACACGGTCCGGCTGGAACGCAAGAGCGTCACCGAGACCGCTATGGCCACCAGCTTGTGGTTCACGGTGGTCTAGAAGTCCGCAGCGGTCGGTTGCATGACCGCGCGGATCTCGACGGAGCGTCCGGCGGCTCGCGCGTCCGGCAGCAGGCGCGCGAGCTCGACCGCACGTTCCCGGGTCTCCACGTCGATCAGGTAGTACCCGTCGATCCGGGTCGGCTCACACTCGGGGAGTTGGACTGACAGCTCCTGGTCGGCGAGCAGTTCGCCGCCGACCAGCTCGCCGGCGTCGTGGGCAACTCGCTCGAACTCGTCACGTTGCGGGCGCGGCTCACCGTCACCCTGCAGGAGCAGTAGGAACTTCATCGGCGCACTCCTCTCCACTGACAGGACGGAGCCGAGCGCGCGGTTTTGACATGATGGCCCGATGTTCGCGCGTACCGAACGACTGACCTTGCGCCGCTTCACGCCGACGGATGCCGAGCGGTTCGCGGCGTACCGCTCGGATCCGGTCGTCGCCCGCTACCAGGGCTGGGAGGCGCCGGTGGCGCTCGACGAGGCCCAGGAGACGGTCGAGCGGTTCGCGGCCGGCGATCCGGAGGCGCCCGGCTGGTTCCAGTACGCCGTCGATATGGACGGTGTGCTGATCGGGGACCTCGGTCTGAACCTGCACGAGAACCTGATGCAGGCCGAGCTCGGCTTCACGCTCGCAACGCAGTACCAGGGGAAGGGGTATGCCTCGGAAGCAGTGCGCGGGCTGCTCGAGCACCTGTTCGTCGAGCGGGAGTTGCACCGGGTCTCCGCCGAGGCCGACGCCCGCAACACGGCATCGTCCCGGCTGCTCGAGCGCGTCGGCTTCACGCGCGAAGGCCTGCGGTTGTCGAACACCTGGTTCAAGGGCGAGTGGACCGACGACCTGCTGTTCGGCTATCTCCGCGACGACTACCTCAACCGATCGCGGCCCACGCCCGCGCCGTCAGCCTGATCGAGCCGTCCGCCTCGATCGGCAACCGCTCACGAACGCCCTCGCGCATCGCGTCCTGGTCTGCCGGGTCGAGACCGCGCAGGTACGCCGGCGCGACGCCCGTCCCGCCGAGGAACGGCTTCCAGTAGTCGTCGAACGATGTGAACACCGTCGGTACGACGATCTCGCGCGTCCGCACGTCGCCGTACCCGGCTTCGTGGAAGAGCGCTTCGAGACCCTCCGCCGAACAGAAACCGAAGCGGGCGCCCTCGTCGTGCTGGGCATCCTGAGGGCGCAGGGCGAGCATCGTGTCGAAGAAGTAGCGGAGCAACTGCATGCCTTCGGCGTAGTCCCACACGTAGACCGCGACCGTCGACCCGATCTCCCGCATCCGCCGCAGCGCCTCGACCCGCTCTGGAATGAAGTTGAGCACGAGTCCGGCCACCACCACGTCGAACGGTCCGTCCGGCAGCTCGGCGGCCGAGCGTACGTCGAAACTCGCTCGCTCGTCGTGGACGGTCTGCCGGGCGTACTCGACGAAGCCCGCCGACGGGTCGACCCCGAGCACCGCGGCCGGGTCGGCCGCACGAAGGATCGTGCTGGTCAGCACGCCCGTGCCGCAGCCGACATCGAGCCAGCGCAAGGCCGCCGGCTGGTCCAGCCAGTCGACGAACTCCGCCGCGACGAGCCGGCTCCAGCGGCCGATGAACGACTCGTAGATTCCCCCGTCCGACCACTCACTCACTTGGGCAGGATAGACGGGAGAGACACCCCCGTCAGGCCCTCGGCCACCATCCACAGGCGAGCGTTGGTCGCCGGGTCGAGCGCGGCCTTCGGCGCGTGCACCAGCTTGGTCGGGCCGACCAGGCCGAAGAGACCGGACGGTCCGTAGTAGGCGCCGGACCGGGCCGCGGGATCAGCTGCGGCGAAGAGCAGCGGCTCGGTGCCGATCTCGACGTCCTGCTTCGGGAGCGGATTGAAGCGCATGCCGACCCGATTGAGGAGCGACGGCCGCTCCCGGCCGAGCGCGGCACCGGCGGTCTGCAGGTTGGTGCGCGTGTAACCAGGGTGCGCGGCGACGCTGAGCAGGCCCCAACCGCGGTCGGTCGAGAGCTTGGCCAGATGGTTGCTCATCATCAGGTCGGCAAGCTTCGACTGCGAGTACGCCGCGGTCCGCCGGTACCGGCGATCCCACTGCAGGTCGTCGAAGTGGATGCGGCCGAAGTTCGCGGCACCGCTGGCCATGGTCGCGATCCGCGGCGCCGGCGCGGCGAGGACAAGCGGCAGCAGCCGCACTGTGAGCGCGAACGGGCCGAGGAAGTTCGAGCCGAACTGGAGCTCGAAGCCGTCCTTCGTGGCGATGCGGGTCGGCGGGACCATCACGCCGGCGTTGTTCACCAGCACGTCGACGTGCGACTCGTCGGCGGCGAGCTGCTCGGCGAACTCCTGGACCGAGGCCAGGTCGGCGAGGTCGATCCGCCGTACTTCGAGTTGGGCGCCCGGGTGCTCGGCGAGGATCTCGGCCTTCGCCGCCTCGCCCTTGGCCGGGGTCCGGACCGCCATCACCACCCGCGCACCCGCGGCGGCGAGCCGCTTGGTGGCCTCCTTGCCGGTGCCGCTGTTGGCGCCGGTGACGACAACGAGCTTGCCGGTCTGATCGGGAACCTCGTACATGATCCACACTCCGTAAAAGACTGATGGTCTGTTATGACTCCGACGTTATCAGACCGTCGGTGCGATAACAACAGACCGATGGTCTGTAGAATGTGAGCGTGACGACATTCCAGCGCGCGCGGAGCGCGGAGCAGCGGGCCGAGCGGCGGCGGGCGATCCTCGCGACGGCCGCGACGATGTTGACCGAGATGCCGGTCGCCGACCTCAGCCTCAACGAGCTGAGTCGCCGCGTCGGCCTGGCGAAGTCGAATGTGCTGAACTACTTCGACTCCCGGGAGGCCGTCCTGCTCGAGCTGTCCAGCAGCGAGCTCGCGGCCTGGGTGAAAGACCTGGATGACACGGTCGGCGACGCGCTTCCCGAACTGTCGGTCAATGAGCGGGCGGAGCAGCTGATCACCGCGATCGTCGGCACACTGTCGGAGCGGCCGGTGCTCTGCGACCTGATCAGTGCGCAGGCAGGAGTCCTGGAGCGCAACATCTCGACGGAGACAGCGCTGACGTTCAAACGCGCGGCCGCGGCGGCGTACCAGGACATGATCGCGGCGGTCGTCGGCGTACTGCCGGAGCTGGGGCGGGACGGAGCGGGCCAGTTCATCGCCACCGCCAGCCTGCTGGCGGGCGCGATCTGGTCCCACTCCCATCCCGTCCCGGCAATCCTCGCCGCCTACGAGGCCGATCCGTCCCTCGAGGCGATCCGGCTACAGTTCGAGCCCGCTCTCGCGGGCTCCCTGCGCACCTTGCTCTACGGCGCCCTCCCCCGCGTCACGGAGTAAAGACGGGCGCGGGTATCAGGGCAGGTAGTAGTTCGGGTTCGGGAGCTTGAAGGTGCGGTCCGCGAAGCCGCCCTTCAGGTCGGAGAACTGGTCACCGAAGTTCGCGACGATGTCGTAGCCGAGCGACTCGATGTGCGCGCGGGTCGCCGACTTGTAGTGGATCGTCGTGCACGAGCCGTTCGGGTCGGCCGCGCAGGCCTTCTTCAGGTAGTCCGGGTAGTCGGCGACGGCCGGCTTGGTGAACAGGCCGTCCTCGCCGTTGCGCAGGGTCGTCGGCTGCGGGTAGCCGGCGTCGACGCCGATCCCGTCCGAGGTGAGGTTGCCCAGCGTGGCCGGTTCCTGCGCCGCGCCGCGACCGGTCAGGAAGAAGACCGCATACCCCTCCTGTGAGGCCTTCTTCACCAGGTCGACCATGCCCGGGACGGCCGGGAAGCGCTGGTTCAGCACGTAGTCCGCGTTGGTGGTCGGGTTGAACGCCCAGTTGCTGAAGATCTCGTAGTTCCAGGTCGCGAGCGAGGTGTCGTCGACGTCCAGCAGGATCGCCTTCGTCTTCCGCGTGTGGTGCGGCGCGGCCAGGTACCGCGAGCCGGCGGCCGCGACCGAACGCGCCTCCTTGGCGTAGTTGCTGTCGTCCGCGAACGTGCCGCTGCCGAGCGGATCGCCGTAGTAGTTGCGCAGCTGCTGCCGCAGTACGTCGATGTTCGTGACCTGCTTCTCGCTGCGCGGCGTCGACGTCTGGATGGCCGGCTGCGGGTTCGCGGCACCGGCCGAGTACGCGACCCCGCCGACGACCGATGTCATCGCGACTGCTGCGACGCTGGTCAGAACCATCCGGCGGGACGGCCGGCGCCAGGAACGGAATGCCATGGTGACCTTCTTCGGAGTACGGGAATGCTTGCCAAAGCAAACTAACCCCGGTCCGGGCTGTTTGGCCGAGCGACAACCTGAATTACAGGGGAATCCTGCGTCTGTTCAGACGGACTTCACGTAACGGTGGCATGGAACCGGTACTGTCCCGCCTTCCACAGCGGCCGGATAGTCGAACGG carries:
- a CDS encoding dihydrofolate reductase family protein, whose protein sequence is MAKVLYSVTMSVDGFITGPDGDMQWMRPYLGPNPEVDELIPRIGSILVGRRSHDGDDPFKGESGEGQAFGGGWSGPQYVVTHRPPAEAEPDVTYVDDFTKALAQAKEAAGDKYVNVIGANIAKQCIEAGELDEVLLLFAPAMLGDGTRLFDYPGGHTVRLERKSVTETAMATSLWFTVV
- a CDS encoding GNAT family N-acetyltransferase → MFARTERLTLRRFTPTDAERFAAYRSDPVVARYQGWEAPVALDEAQETVERFAAGDPEAPGWFQYAVDMDGVLIGDLGLNLHENLMQAELGFTLATQYQGKGYASEAVRGLLEHLFVERELHRVSAEADARNTASSRLLERVGFTREGLRLSNTWFKGEWTDDLLFGYLRDDYLNRSRPTPAPSA
- a CDS encoding trans-aconitate 2-methyltransferase produces the protein MSEWSDGGIYESFIGRWSRLVAAEFVDWLDQPAALRWLDVGCGTGVLTSTILRAADPAAVLGVDPSAGFVEYARQTVHDERASFDVRSAAELPDGPFDVVVAGLVLNFIPERVEALRRMREIGSTVAVYVWDYAEGMQLLRYFFDTMLALRPQDAQHDEGARFGFCSAEGLEALFHEAGYGDVRTREIVVPTVFTSFDDYWKPFLGGTGVAPAYLRGLDPADQDAMREGVRERLPIEADGSIRLTARAWAAIG
- a CDS encoding HAD family acid phosphatase, which codes for MAFRSWRRPSRRMVLTSVAAVAMTSVVGGVAYSAGAANPQPAIQTSTPRSEKQVTNIDVLRQQLRNYYGDPLGSGTFADDSNYAKEARSVAAAGSRYLAAPHHTRKTKAILLDVDDTSLATWNYEIFSNWAFNPTTNADYVLNQRFPAVPGMVDLVKKASQEGYAVFFLTGRGAAQEPATLGNLTSDGIGVDAGYPQPTTLRNGEDGLFTKPAVADYPDYLKKACAADPNGSCTTIHYKSATRAHIESLGYDIVANFGDQFSDLKGGFADRTFKLPNPNYYLP
- a CDS encoding SDR family oxidoreductase yields the protein MYEVPDQTGKLVVVTGANSGTGKEATKRLAAAGARVVMAVRTPAKGEAAKAEILAEHPGAQLEVRRIDLADLASVQEFAEQLAADESHVDVLVNNAGVMVPPTRIATKDGFELQFGSNFLGPFALTVRLLPLVLAAPAPRIATMASGAANFGRIHFDDLQWDRRYRRTAAYSQSKLADLMMSNHLAKLSTDRGWGLLSVAAHPGYTRTNLQTAGAALGRERPSLLNRVGMRFNPLPKQDVEIGTEPLLFAAADPAARSGAYYGPSGLFGLVGPTKLVHAPKAALDPATNARLWMVAEGLTGVSLPSILPK
- a CDS encoding YciI family protein, with protein sequence MKFLLLLQGDGEPRPQRDEFERVAHDAGELVGGELLADQELSVQLPECEPTRIDGYYLIDVETRERAVELARLLPDARAAGRSVEIRAVMQPTAADF
- a CDS encoding TetR family transcriptional regulator, producing the protein MTTFQRARSAEQRAERRRAILATAATMLTEMPVADLSLNELSRRVGLAKSNVLNYFDSREAVLLELSSSELAAWVKDLDDTVGDALPELSVNERAEQLITAIVGTLSERPVLCDLISAQAGVLERNISTETALTFKRAAAAAYQDMIAAVVGVLPELGRDGAGQFIATASLLAGAIWSHSHPVPAILAAYEADPSLEAIRLQFEPALAGSLRTLLYGALPRVTE